In the genome of Rhinolophus ferrumequinum isolate MPI-CBG mRhiFer1 chromosome 24, mRhiFer1_v1.p, whole genome shotgun sequence, one region contains:
- the LOC117017045 gene encoding LOW QUALITY PROTEIN: olfactory receptor 1L1-like (The sequence of the model RefSeq protein was modified relative to this genomic sequence to represent the inferred CDS: inserted 1 base in 1 codon), whose amino-acid sequence MGRGNKTRVSEFLLLGLSGQSEQEEVLFGLLLWIYLITIIGNFLIILAISCDSHLHTPMYFFLANLSCVDICFSSVTIPKMLVNHILGSKSISYVECITQIYFFITFINMDGFLPSVTASDRYTALCCPLHYTMIMRPKLCVLLVVVSXVITNLHAVLHTLLVVQLTFCSNNVVHHFFCDPYPILKLSCSDTFINDLMVLIVGGLIFLTPFSCIIVSYAYIFSNVLKLPSAHGIRKALSTCGSHLPVVSLFYGAILSVYMCPSSSYSVQDKVATIVFTVVTPLVNPFIYSLRNRDRKTAIRKLILGFQN is encoded by the exons ATGGGCAGAGGCAACAAGACTAGAGTCTCAGAATTCCTTCTTCTGGGACTCTCTGGGCAGTCAGAGCAGGAAGAGGTCCTTTTTGGGCTGCTCTTGTGGATATATCTGATCACCATCATTGGAAACTTTCTCATCAttttggccatcagctgtgacagTCATCTCCATACACCCATGTACTTCTTCTTGGCCAACCTCTCCTGTGTTGACATCTGTTTTTCATCAGTCACAATCCCCAAGATGCTGGTGAATCACATATTGGGAAGTAAGTCTATCTCTTACGTGGAATGTATAACCCAGATCTACTTCTTCATCACTTTcatcaacatggatggattcCTCCCGAGTGTGACGGCCTCTGACCGTTACACTGCTCTCTGCTGCCCACTCCATTACACCATGATCATGAGGCCCAAACTCTGTGTCCTTCTGGTGGTTGTAT GTGTCATTACAAACCTGCATGCTGTCCTGCATACTCTTCTCGTGGTTCAACTCACATTTTGTTCCAACAATGTTGTACACCACTTCTTCTGTGACCCCTACCCTATTCTAAAGCTGTCTTGTTCTGACACATTTATCAATGACCTGATGGTACTCATTGTGGGTGGATTGATATTTCTGACCCCCTTTTCATGTATAATTGTTTCGTATGCTTATATCTTCTCTAATGTGCTGAAGTTGCCATCTGCCCACGGAATAAGGAAAGCCCTGTCCACATGTGGATCTCACCTCCCTGTGGTCTCCCTCTTTTATGGGGCAATCCTGAGTGTCTACATGTGCCCTTCATCCTCCTACTCAGTCCAGGACAAAGTGGCCACTATCGTCTTCACAGTGGTGACACCCCTGGTCAATCCCTTTATTTACAGCCTGAGAAATCGTGACAGGAAAACGGCTATAAGGAAACTAATTCTTGGATTccagaattag